One genomic window of Cricetulus griseus strain 17A/GY chromosome 3, alternate assembly CriGri-PICRH-1.0, whole genome shotgun sequence includes the following:
- the LOC100758033 gene encoding olfactory receptor 5B2 has translation MENCTKVRDFILLGLTNDLGMQVPLFIMFTLIYLIDVVGNLGMILLVFMDSHLHIPMYFFLCNLSVVDLGYSSAVTPTVISEFFIVPKVVSYNACAAQMFFFIGFATGENYLLASMAYDRYVAVCNPLHYSTRMTTSVCIHLNIGCYICGFLNAIFHVGGIFSLSFGKSNVVHHFFCDVPAVIALSCSDIHLSEVILVFLSTFNVFFALLIILVSYLFIFITILKMKSDRGHQKALSTCASHLTTVSIFYSTVIFMYLQPSSTHSMDADKIASMFYTMIIPTLNPLVYSLRNKEVSNAFKNVVKKVKVLCKSEISD, from the coding sequence ATGGAGAATTGTACCAAAGTAAGAGATTTCATCCTCCTGGGATTAACCAATGACCTAGGCATGCAGGTTCCCCTCTTTATCATGTTCACCCTCATTTACCTCATTGATGTGGTTGGAAACCTGGGGATGATCCTGTTGGTTTTTATGGACTCTCATCTCCACATacccatgtactttttcctcTGTAACCTGTCTGTTGTAGACTTGGGTTACTCCTCAGCTGTCACTCCCACAGTCATTTCTGAGTTCTTCATAGTCCCCAAGGTAGTTTCCTATAATGCCTGTGCTGCACAGATGTTCTTTTTCATAGGCTTTGCCACTGGGGAAAATTACCTTTTAGCAtcaatggcctatgaccgctatgtagCAGTGTGCAACCCTTTGCATTATTCCACCAGGATGACAACAAGTGTTTGTATTCACCTGAACATTGGCTGTTATATCTGTGGTTTCTTGAATGCCATTTTTCATGTTGGGGGCATATTCAGTCTCTCTTTTGGTAAATCCAATGTGGTTCAtcactttttctgtgatgttccAGCAGTCATAGCTCTATCTTGCTCTGATATACACCTTAGTGAAGTGATTCTTGTTTTTTTGTCAACCTTCAATGTTTTCTTTGCTCTTCTGATTATCTTAGTTTCCtatcttttcatatttattaccATCTTGAAGATGAAGTCAGACAGGGGACACCAAAAGGCTTTGTCCACCTGTGCCTCTCACCTCACCACAGTCTCCATATTTTATAGCACTGTCATTTTCATGTACTTACAACCCAGCTCCACTCATTCCATGGATGCAGATAAAATAGCATCTATGTTCTACACTATGATCATACCCACACTGAACCCTTTggtctacagcctgaggaacaaggaAGTCAGCAATGCATTTAAGAATGTAGTTAAGAAGGTAAAAGTTTTATGTAAGAGTGAGATTTcagattga